A region of the Rhodothermus bifroesti genome:
CATAGCCACCATGTACGTGCAGACCGCATCAGTCATTGACCGACAAGACAGCCAGGAATGCTTCCTGCGGGACTTCTACCCGGCCCACTTGTTTCATGCGCTTTTTGCCCTCTTTTTGGCGCTCCAACAATTTACGCTTACGCGTTACGTCACCGCCATAACATTTGGCAGTAACGTCTTTGCGTAAGGCTTTGATTGTTTCTCGGGCAATCACGCGTGAACCAATTGCTGCCTGCACAGCTACGTCAAAAAGTTGCCGTGGAATCAATTCTTTTAGGCGTTGCGTCAGCTTGCGCCCCATCTCGTAGGCCTTACTGCGATGCACTACCGTCGAGAGCGCATCGACGGGCTCACCATTGATCAATATGTCCAGTCGCACCAGATCGCTAGGCCGGTAGTCAAGCACCTCGTAATCAAACGAGGCATATCCTCGACTTAGACTTTTTAGCTTATCGTAAAAGTCGAAAATGATTTCGGCCAGGGGCAGCTCATACTGTAGGTTGACACGCGTGCGGTCGAGATACTGCTGGTTCACATACACGCCCCGTCGATCTTGGCACAGTTGCATCAAGGCGCCCACGTATTCGGTCGGCGTAATGATATCGGCGCGCACGTAAGGCTCGCGAATCTCGGCAATCTTACCTGCTTCTGGCATTTGACTGGGGTTGTCGATGGTCAGCACTTCGCCCGACTTTAGCACTACCTGATACTCAACGTTTGGCACAGTCGTTACGATGTCCATGCCAAACTCACGTGCCAAGCGTTCTTGTACGATTTCCATGTGCAGTAGGCCAAGAAAGCCTACGCGGAAACCAAATCCCAGCGCGGCCGACGTTTCTGGAATAAAGGTGAGTGAGGCATCGTTAAGCTGCAGTTTTTCAAGCGAAGTGCGCAGCTCTTCGTACTTGTCTGGGTCGGTCGGGAAAACCCCACTGAATACCATGGGTTTGACCTGCCGAAAGCCTGGGATGGGCTCGGCGGCAGGACGATGGGCATGGGTGATGGTATCGCCTACCCGAGCCGAGCGAATATCTTTAATGGATCCAATGATGTAGCCGACTTCTCCAGCCCGCAATGTCTCCACTGGGTAACGATCTAGGCGCAAAATGCCGATTTCTTCGGCCAGGTATTCTCGATCGTTCGACATAAAGCGAATGCGGTCGCCGGTACGGAGCGTACCGTCAAAGACGCGCACGTAGACAATAGCGCCTCGGTAGGTGTTGAACACCGAATCAAACACCAGTGCCCGTAGCGGCGCCTCCGGGTCACCCTTAGGAGGTGGAATGCGCTGCACCAGGCGTTCCAACAGTTCTGGCACCCCCTCGCCGGTCTTTGCACTGATGCGCAGGATGTCTTCCGCCGGCTCACCAATGAGATCTTCAATCGATTGCGCCACCTCGTCGGGCCGTGCATTAGGCAAGTCGACCTTGTTGAGTACGGGGATAATTTCTAGATCGTGCCCCAAAGCCAGGTACAAATTCGAGATCGTTTGCGCCTCGATCCCCTGCGAGGCGTCGACAACCAGGATGGCGCCTTCGCATGCCTTAAGTGCCCGTGACACCTCGTAGGTAAAGTCAACGTGGCCTGGGGTATCGATCAAGTTGAGCACGTACTCTTGTCCATCGCGGGCGCGGTATGTCATGCGCACAGCGTGGCTTTTAATTGTAATCCCCCGCTCCCGCTCCAGGTCCATGCTATCAAGCACCTGGTCTTGTAACTCTCGCTCCGAGAGCGTACCGGTCAGCTCCAAGAGCCGGTCAGCCAGCGTGCTCTTGCCGTGGTCGATATGGGCAATGATGCAAAAATTGCGGATATAGTCGCGGTAGGCGTTCATCGTTGCCATCCACCACTGGAAGCCCAGAAAACTTGCTCCAATAAAACCTCCTATGCCTTGGGGTTCCCTACGCACCCGCGTTTATTTGTCTTCCACAGAAGGACCCGAAACGGGTGCTTCGATCGGAGCAGTAAGCGACGCTTGCTGCTGCCAGCGCGCATGAAAGGCTTTTTGGAAAAGAAACAGACCTACGACACCTACGACAATGGCCATGTCGGCCACGTTCCAGATTGGAAACAGGGCTACATAGGCGCCGCCAATCCAGGGAATGGATTCAGGTAAATACCCACGCCAAAGGTCAACGTGGATAAAATCGACAACGCGGCCGTGAAAAAATCCGGCATAGCCGTAGAGCAGGCCATAAAACATGCGATCAATGATGTTGCCCAGTGCACCGCCTAGAATAACCGCTAAGCTAGCCCGATAAGGGCCGTATCCTTGGCGAATGCGGTACAGATACCAGGCAATGAGCACCGTGGCGATCACGGCCAGCACCGTGATCGTTCCTTGAGGACCAAAATTGATCCCAAAGGCCATCCCGGGATTTTCGGTATACGTCAACTTGAGCCAGTCCCCCAGAACCGGGATCGACTCGCCTGGATACATGGTCTGTACGACCAGCACCTTGGTAAGCTGGTCAAGGAGCACAACAAACAGCGTAATCCAAAGGATGCGCATAAACAGCCGGGCGCTGCAGACGGTGAGGTTATTTCTTTTGTTTCAGCTTAGCTTCAATTGAGACTTCGGTATGGGGCACGGCTTCCAGTCGCTCTTTGGGGATAGGTTTTCCGGTTACCTTGCAAATACCGTAGGTCTTGTTTTTAATTCGCTCCAGCGCCCGATCCAGATACCCGATGTATTTTTGCTGGCGTGCGATCATTAAAAACAGTTTTTCGCGCTCCATCGCGTCCGTGCCCGCATCGGCCATATGAAAACTATAGGGCGAATCGTTGCCTGCCTGCTCCCGGGTGTCTTCCAGCTGCGCTTTCATGCGCTCAATATCTTCTACCGCCTGGCGCCGGCGTTCCAGGATAAGCTGTCGGAAGTATTCCAGCTCTTCGTCCGTAAAAGGCGTGCGGCGCACTTCAGCGGTTTCTTGTTCTTGCGGCGTTTTTTCAGGCGTCGCCGCGGCTTCCTGCTCATGCCGCTTTTCCATAGTGGTATCGCTTTCGGGTTGATCGTTTTAGGGAGTAGCCCCAAGCGCTCAAGGATTTTTCCTCTGTTAAGCCGAGACGCGCTGGATGCCTACGGTCAACGTTGTCTCGTCGATGGCGAACGTCTCAACTACCTCACCTGCCGGCTGGTCGGAGGGGTGCAACGCCACGGCCAGTGTCTCGTTCCGGATCCAGTCGGCATGCTGCGCAAGTGCCTTGGCGAGTAATCCATCAGCACGATAGGTCACATGAATTCGATCGGTTACCTCAAAATCGGCCTTCTTACGCAGATTTTGAATCCGATTAATCGCTTCTCGGGCTAGGCCTTCTAGGATTAAGGCCTCATCACGCGACGTATCGAGGGCTACGGTCACACCACTTTCCTGCCCTACTAGCCAGCCTTCCAGTCCTTCACTGCGGATCTCCAGATCTTCTGGCCCAAGTTCGATTGTCTGACCATCCACCTGCATGCTCAGGTGGCCTGTTTGCACGTAGTGTTCGATAGCTTCTTCAGTCAGTTGGGCTACCTGAGCAGCCACGCTTTTCATCAGCTTACCAAGCCGTTTACCTAAGCGAGCGTAGTTTGGCTTTGCTGCACGGCGTACCAAGTGGCTGGTCCCCTCGACGTATTCAATTGTTTTTACGTTCACCTCTTCTAAGATCAGCGGGCGCACTGACTCGACCACTTCGCGGGAAACACCTGGACTGGTCACTACCAGAATGCGGGGAAGCGGCTGGCGCACGTTGATGCGGGCCTGATTGCGCAACGCCAGCACAATCGACACAATGGTACGGGCCAGCTCCATGCGTTGCTCTAGCGCTGCATCGATAGCAGCCGTCTCGACCTTTGGGAAATCCGCCAAGTGCACCGATTCGGCGCCCGGCATCTCGCTACCTTCTTGCAACGCCCGATAGAGCCAATCACTGAAAAACGGTGCGATCGGCGCCATCAGACAAGCGGTGGTTAGCAAACATTCATAGAGGGTCTGATAGGCCGCTTGCTTATCACGCTCGTTTTCCTGCTCGCCCGTGCGTGCACTCCAAAAACGCCGCCGCGAACGACGAATGTACCAGTTCGACAGCTCCTCTACAAAACGCTCGATAGCCCGTGCCGCTCGTGTGGGATGGTAGGCTTCGTAAGCTGCCTCAACCTCGGCTACGGTGCTGTTGAGCCGACTGATAATCCATCGGTCGAGTTCAACACGCTCGGCCACCGGCATCCGCACTTTAGGATACGTAAAACCATCAACATTGGCGTATGTCGCAAAAAAAGCATAAACGTTTTCCAGCGTGTTGAAAAAGCGACGGCATGTGGCCTCCAGCTCACGCTCCGAAAAACGCAGGTTTTCCCAAGGGGGAGCGTTACTGATCATGTACCAACGCACCGGATCGGCCCCGTAGCGCTCGACGACGTCGAAGGGATCCACTACATTCCCCTTCGACTTGGACATTTTTTCGCCTTTCTCGTCAAGCACCAAACCATTGACCACAACGTGTTTGAAGGCCACACTGTCCATCACCATGGTAGCAATGGCATGCAGCGTGTAAAACCAACCCCGCGTCTGATCCACCCCTTCAGCAATGAAATCCGCAGGGAACGTCCGCCAGAAAGCCTCTTGATTTTCGAATGGATAATGCCACTGGGCATAGGGCATAGCCCCCGAGTCAAACCAAACATCAATCAAATCGGGTACGCGCCGCATGGTGCCCCCATCTGGCGCAGGCCACGTGAGCCGGTCAACATAAGGCCGGTGCAGGTCGAGCTGCCCTGTTTCAGGGTTATAGGCTTCTGGAGGGAACGTCCCGCCCAACTTTTGGCGCAACTCTTCGATTGAGCCAATGACCTCAATGTAGTCTGGATTGCGGTCGCTTTGCCAGATAGGCAGCGGCGTCCCCCAGTAGCGCCGTCGGCTTAGCGCCCAGTCCACATTGCCGCGCAGCCACTCGCCAAAACGCCCTTCTCCAATGGCCGGGGGATGCCAGTGAATGGTCTCATTGAGCGCAATCATGCGGTCTTTGACCGCTGTAGTGCGGATGAACCAGCTTTCGACCGGATAATTCATCAGTGGTGTGCCTTTACGCCAATCATGCGGGTAGTTGTGCCGGTACGTTTCCTGGCGAAAAAGCAAACCGCGCTGGCGTAAGTCTCTTGCAATTACCCGGTCAGCATCTTTGAACCAAAGGCCTGCTACCAGGGGTGCTTCTTGCGTAAACGTACCTTCTGGCGTAATGGGGTTGATGAGCGGCAGGCCTTCGCGTTGGGCTACTTCGTAGTCTTCAGCGCCAAACGCCGGAGCAAGGTGCACCACACCTGTCCCTTCTTCCGTTGATACAAAATCAGCAGCCACTACACGCCAAAGCGTGCCTTGTGGAAAACGTGCTTTAAAATAGGGGAATAGCGGCTCGTAAGTCTGGCCCACCAGTGATGCTCCAGAAAAAGAAGCCACCACTTCCACGTTCTCATCCCGCAGCACCTCAAGCCGATCATAGGCTAGGATCAGATACTCGGTCCCTTGGTCTGGATCTTCTCTCCGAACCTTCACATAGGTGAGGTGAGGGCCGACAGCCAAGGCCACGTTCGAAATGAGCGTCCATGGCGTCGTTGTCCAAGCCAAGAAGTAGGTCCGATCCGCCCCTTGAACAGGGAAGCGCACAAAGACGCTCGGATCATCTACTTCTTTATACCCTAAGCTCACTTCGTGTGACGAAAGGACCGTGCCTGTACCAGGGCTATACCATTGAATTTTGTAGCCTTTATAGAGCAGCCCTTTTTCGTAGATCTGCTTGATCAACCACCAGACGGTCTCGATATATTTGTTCTCAAACGTAATATAGGGGTGCTCCAGATCCACCCAGTAGCCAATGCGCTCAGTCAGCTCGTCCCAGAGCGCTTTGTAGCGCAGCACGCTGCGGCGGCAGGCAGCGTTGTATTGCTCAACACCGTAGGCTTCAACTTGCGCGCGGCTTTCCAGGCCCAGCTCCTTTTCAACTTCGATTTCTACGGGAAGTCCATGCGTATCCCATCCGGCTTTCCGCTCCACGCGGAAGCCCTTCATCGTTTTGTAACGACAAAAGATGTCCTTAATCGTACGAGCAAGTACGTGATGAATTCCAGGTTTACCATTGGCCGTAGGCGGTCCCTCATAAAAGGAGAACGTCGGAGCACCTTCGCGCTGCGCAATACTGCGCGCAAAAATTTGGTGGGTTTTCCACCAGTTTAGTATTTCACGTTCAATATCCGGATAATGAAACTGAGCAACCTGTTTAAAGCGCTTCATGCTCACGTTTATCAATATCTACGTCCTAAGCTGCGTTTAAAATTACGCATTCTAGATGCCTAGCGCCGAAGGCCTTCCCGTTAAGAATGCGGGAGAAACGTTCAGACGGGCTTTACTCAATGCCAAGCTCAAAGCGGGCGCGTAGGCGCACAACGTGCAATGCCAAGGCATTGCGCAATTCGTAAAGCGCCTCATAAAAAGCGAAGTAGTGCGTAGCCTTCATGTACGGGGCTTGGCGCATTTCAGCGAGCATGTCGAGCGCTGCGTTGGCAGCGGCCAGCGCATCGCGGGTGCAGACAATATTACCCCCTAAGGTCTCGCGCTCGTAGCCCAACAGATGCCCTTGTGCCAAATGCCAGGGAATCTGAAGCACCTGCGCGCAAAAGTGCACCAGCGTACTATCTTTCATGTGGCCTGGCAAAGCATCGGCCCAAGACAGAATGCGTTCCCCCAACCTCGTAGCCTGGGCATGCAGGGCATAGTAGGCCGCACTTTCGGGTAGAGCGAACGGCTCGTCTTCTTCCTCCCCATAAGGTGCTTCTGGGAACAACTCATCTCTTAGCTGTGAGACATGGCCAATGGCTTCTTCATCCCAGCCTTGCGCCCTCAAAAAAGCTTGCAGGCGCATGCGCCAGTGCTGGATAGCCTCCGAGGTACGGGGCTCAGGATAGGGATGCTGCCGCACAAAAGCAAAGTAGTCCTCCAGCAAGCGATGCATGCGGGACCGCTCTGCGCGCAAATAGGCCTCCCATCGCGCTTCGTCCCATAACTCATCTTCCCAGGCCCCCATAGTAGCCTTAAGATTAACTTGAAGACGCCGTGATCTGCTGCCCAACCGTTTCAACCACCGCTTTCATCAAGCGCGTTAAGCGTGGCTGCGCTTCGTTAGCAGCCTCAATAACAGACGCTAACGATAGCGGCTCTAGTGCATCAGGGAAGCACTCGTCGGTAATGACAGAAATCGCCATCACGCGCAAGTTCATGTGCCGCGCCACAATCACTTCAGGAACCGTACTCATCCCTACCGCATCGGCACCAATCAGGCGCAGAAACCGATACTCGGCTTTCGTTTCCAGGTTAGGACCTAGCACAGCCACGTACACACCCTGCTGCAACTTAATGCCCAATTCCAACGCTTTTGCTTCAGCCAAGCGGCGCAACTCCGGGTCGTATGGCTCACTCATATCTGGAAAACGCGGCCCCCAGTCTGCCACGTTCGGCCCCAGCAAGGGGTTTTGGCCTTGCAGATTAATGTGATCTGTAATCAGCATCAGGTCGCCCCGGCGAAAAAGCGGATTCATGCCGCCTGCAGCATTCGAGATCAGCAGCGTGTCGATGCCCAGCGTGGCCAGCACACGCACAGGGAAGGTTACCTGTTGTGGGGTGTAGCCTTCGTACAAGTGGAAGCGCCCTTGCAAAGCATAGACCGGTACGCCGCTCAGATGGCCCACAAGCAAACGCCCGTGATGGGATTCAACGGTCGAGAGCGGAAAATGCGGGATCTCCTCGTAAGGGATCACCACGTCGGGCTCAACTTCGCGGGCCAACTCTCCTAACCCAGTACCCAGAATAATCCCAATTTGCGGCTGCAAACGGGTGCGTGTGCGGATATAGGCTGCAGCCGCTTCTACCTGAGCGCGATAGGCTTGAACGTCAAACAGCTGGTTCTGCATAGTTAGTCTAGGTCTTTAAGGATTCGACGCAGTTTTTCGTATTCTTCTTGGCGTTCTTCCGCTTCTGAGGCAGGCGATTCGCCTTTTGCCGGTTGCTGCGGTGGAGGTCCCACGATGGTGTGCACTTTCCAGGCCCGCGGGGGCTCAGCTGGCGTCTCAGGTGAAGGTTCTGTGACGGGCGGTTGCGTCTGGAAAGTAGCAAAGCGCGGGATCATAGCCTCAGAAGCCTCTTCCACCACATCCGGGCCGGCAGCTTCTGCTTCGTCTTCCGCTGGAGCTTCCGGTGTCGTGGAGACATGCGCTGCCTCGGCTTCAGGCGTGGTCGCAACCTCGGGCACCGGTACTTCTGGCTGCGGAGGTAAGGCAAGGATTTCTTGCTCTCGTGCCTCAAATTTGCAAAGCACTTCGAGCTCTGCATTGAGCCAAGCCCTCAGCCGTGCTAGGAGCGCATCCCGACGCTCTACCAGGTCGGCCAGCTGTTGTTGCAACCGATGGCGCTCTTGTTCGGCCTTCCATCGGATCTCATCGGCCTGTGCGCGGGCTTCGTCCAGCAGCAATTGGGCACGCTGCTCGGCCTGCTCCAGCGTTTGCCGGGCATTTTCTCGGGCCAATTGGAGGGCCTGCTGCAGTGCCTCTTCGATATGCTGGTAGTGTGCTAGCTTTTCTTCAAGTTCCCGGACGCGCTCCGCCTGGCGGCGATGCTCTTCAAGCAGGGACTGCCACTGCTCGGCTACTGTCTGCAAGAAAGCCTGCACTTCGGTGACTTCGTAGCCCCGAAACGCGCGCGTAAACTCTTGCTTGCGAATGTCCAGCGGAGTGAGTTTCATGATGTCGACCTCGGATGGCTGGCATAATAGGAAGATAGGAAAAAAAGCCCTCCGCTGCACCCCATCTCCTTAGACAAGGCGCGGACCAAATAGCGCACTGCCAATGCGCACATGCGTTGCGCCTTCTTCAATAGCCACCTCAAAATCCCCACTCATGCCCATAGACAGATACCGGAGCTGCACCCGTGGATTACGCCGCGCGTCATACGTTTGGGCTAGCTGTCGCAATAAGCGAAATTGCGGACGCACGGCTTCGGGATCGTCGGTTGGGGCAGCCAGTGTCATCAGGCCACAAATTTCCAGGTGTTCGAAGGGCGCCAGCGCGTCCAAAAAGTCATGCACAGCCTCGGGAGGCAAACCGAATTTTGTAGACTCTCCGGAAACGTTCACTTCTACCAGGCAAGGCAACCGGCGCTCAGCCTGTGCTGCCCGCTGCTCTAAGGTTTCGGCCAGACGCAAATTGTCCAGGCTGTGCAGCCAGTCTGCATGAGCCACGACCTCCTTAGCCTTGTTGCGTTGCAAATGGCCAATCATATGCCAGGTAATCGTCCCTCCTTCAATGTGCCCCGGCAAAACGGCTGCCTTAGCCACCAGTTCCTGCACTCGGTTTTCTCCAAAATGACGAAGCCCAGCCTCAAAAGCAAGTTGTACTACCGAGACTGGGAACGTTTTGGTCACGCCAATCAGGATGACTTCATCTGGACTTCGCCCAGCACGGCGACAGGCCTGGACAATACGCTCTTGGATGCGTGCCAGGCGATCCCGAAACGTGGCCGCGTCCAGCAGAGAAAGCTCAGTCATGGCATGTTCATTTTTTCGCTTTCCAATGTTAAACCCCGAACAAAAGGTTCCGTGCAGGAAACCGTATTTTGCACCCTGGGGTTGGGAAATGTAACAGAGAATCTACTCAGGTTGAAACATGAGGGCTTACGACGCTACACCCAATGCCCTTATGTGGTGGTACGAAACCGGCACCCCAGACGTTACGCTGGGTTTGCGTATGCGCCTACTGCACCACGAGCGCACGCCTTATCAGCTACTAGAAATCTATGAGCATCCCTTTTTTGGGCGCGTTTTGGTTCTGGATGGCAACTTGCAAGTAACCCAGCGGGATGAGTTTATCTACCACGAAATGCTAACGCACGTACCTCTGCTGGGAGCCTTGCCCAAAACGCTGCAAGAAGCCTCGGTGCTGATCATCGGTGGAGGGGATGGCGGTACGCTCCGAGAGGTACTGCGTCACAACTGGGTTCGCCGGGTGGTAATGGTCGAGATCGACCCGGTGGTCATCCAACGCTGCCAAGAATTTTTAGGCTTTCATGGGAATTATCAAGATCCTCGTGTGACCCTACACATTACCGATGCCGCACGCTACGTAGCCCGCCCAGAAGTCCAAGCACAACCGTTTGATGCCATCTTAGTGGATTCGACCGATCCGGTCGGCCCAGGCGAAGTGCTGTTTACCCCTGAGTTTATCCGCAACGCATATGCCTGCTTAAAACCCACTGGGGTCTTTGCCCGGCATTTGTGCATGCCCCTGTTTGACGGTCCTATCTTGCGGGAAGGGGTAGCCCGCCTCCGCCAGGTGTTCCCTACAGTTGAAGTCTACCAAGCCACCATCTTTACCTATGTCGGTGCCCAGATGGCTTTTGTGGTCTGCACCAAAGACGGCCACTCCGCCAAGAAG
Encoded here:
- the lepA gene encoding translation elongation factor 4; amino-acid sequence: MNAYRDYIRNFCIIAHIDHGKSTLADRLLELTGTLSERELQDQVLDSMDLERERGITIKSHAVRMTYRARDGQEYVLNLIDTPGHVDFTYEVSRALKACEGAILVVDASQGIEAQTISNLYLALGHDLEIIPVLNKVDLPNARPDEVAQSIEDLIGEPAEDILRISAKTGEGVPELLERLVQRIPPPKGDPEAPLRALVFDSVFNTYRGAIVYVRVFDGTLRTGDRIRFMSNDREYLAEEIGILRLDRYPVETLRAGEVGYIIGSIKDIRSARVGDTITHAHRPAAEPIPGFRQVKPMVFSGVFPTDPDKYEELRTSLEKLQLNDASLTFIPETSAALGFGFRVGFLGLLHMEIVQERLAREFGMDIVTTVPNVEYQVVLKSGEVLTIDNPSQMPEAGKIAEIREPYVRADIITPTEYVGALMQLCQDRRGVYVNQQYLDRTRVNLQYELPLAEIIFDFYDKLKSLSRGYASFDYEVLDYRPSDLVRLDILINGEPVDALSTVVHRSKAYEMGRKLTQRLKELIPRQLFDVAVQAAIGSRVIARETIKALRKDVTAKCYGGDVTRKRKLLERQKEGKKRMKQVGRVEVPQEAFLAVLSVND
- the lspA gene encoding signal peptidase II; amino-acid sequence: MRILWITLFVVLLDQLTKVLVVQTMYPGESIPVLGDWLKLTYTENPGMAFGINFGPQGTITVLAVIATVLIAWYLYRIRQGYGPYRASLAVILGGALGNIIDRMFYGLLYGYAGFFHGRVVDFIHVDLWRGYLPESIPWIGGAYVALFPIWNVADMAIVVGVVGLFLFQKAFHARWQQQASLTAPIEAPVSGPSVEDK
- a CDS encoding TraR/DksA family transcriptional regulator, yielding MEKRHEQEAAATPEKTPQEQETAEVRRTPFTDEELEYFRQLILERRRQAVEDIERMKAQLEDTREQAGNDSPYSFHMADAGTDAMEREKLFLMIARQQKYIGYLDRALERIKNKTYGICKVTGKPIPKERLEAVPHTEVSIEAKLKQKK
- the ileS gene encoding isoleucine--tRNA ligase — encoded protein: MKRFKQVAQFHYPDIEREILNWWKTHQIFARSIAQREGAPTFSFYEGPPTANGKPGIHHVLARTIKDIFCRYKTMKGFRVERKAGWDTHGLPVEIEVEKELGLESRAQVEAYGVEQYNAACRRSVLRYKALWDELTERIGYWVDLEHPYITFENKYIETVWWLIKQIYEKGLLYKGYKIQWYSPGTGTVLSSHEVSLGYKEVDDPSVFVRFPVQGADRTYFLAWTTTPWTLISNVALAVGPHLTYVKVRREDPDQGTEYLILAYDRLEVLRDENVEVVASFSGASLVGQTYEPLFPYFKARFPQGTLWRVVAADFVSTEEGTGVVHLAPAFGAEDYEVAQREGLPLINPITPEGTFTQEAPLVAGLWFKDADRVIARDLRQRGLLFRQETYRHNYPHDWRKGTPLMNYPVESWFIRTTAVKDRMIALNETIHWHPPAIGEGRFGEWLRGNVDWALSRRRYWGTPLPIWQSDRNPDYIEVIGSIEELRQKLGGTFPPEAYNPETGQLDLHRPYVDRLTWPAPDGGTMRRVPDLIDVWFDSGAMPYAQWHYPFENQEAFWRTFPADFIAEGVDQTRGWFYTLHAIATMVMDSVAFKHVVVNGLVLDEKGEKMSKSKGNVVDPFDVVERYGADPVRWYMISNAPPWENLRFSERELEATCRRFFNTLENVYAFFATYANVDGFTYPKVRMPVAERVELDRWIISRLNSTVAEVEAAYEAYHPTRAARAIERFVEELSNWYIRRSRRRFWSARTGEQENERDKQAAYQTLYECLLTTACLMAPIAPFFSDWLYRALQEGSEMPGAESVHLADFPKVETAAIDAALEQRMELARTIVSIVLALRNQARINVRQPLPRILVVTSPGVSREVVESVRPLILEEVNVKTIEYVEGTSHLVRRAAKPNYARLGKRLGKLMKSVAAQVAQLTEEAIEHYVQTGHLSMQVDGQTIELGPEDLEIRSEGLEGWLVGQESGVTVALDTSRDEALILEGLAREAINRIQNLRKKADFEVTDRIHVTYRADGLLAKALAQHADWIRNETLAVALHPSDQPAGEVVETFAIDETTLTVGIQRVSA
- a CDS encoding purine-nucleoside phosphorylase, encoding MQNQLFDVQAYRAQVEAAAAYIRTRTRLQPQIGIILGTGLGELAREVEPDVVIPYEEIPHFPLSTVESHHGRLLVGHLSGVPVYALQGRFHLYEGYTPQQVTFPVRVLATLGIDTLLISNAAGGMNPLFRRGDLMLITDHINLQGQNPLLGPNVADWGPRFPDMSEPYDPELRRLAEAKALELGIKLQQGVYVAVLGPNLETKAEYRFLRLIGADAVGMSTVPEVIVARHMNLRVMAISVITDECFPDALEPLSLASVIEAANEAQPRLTRLMKAVVETVGQQITASSS
- a CDS encoding DivIVA domain-containing protein; translation: MKLTPLDIRKQEFTRAFRGYEVTEVQAFLQTVAEQWQSLLEEHRRQAERVRELEEKLAHYQHIEEALQQALQLARENARQTLEQAEQRAQLLLDEARAQADEIRWKAEQERHRLQQQLADLVERRDALLARLRAWLNAELEVLCKFEAREQEILALPPQPEVPVPEVATTPEAEAAHVSTTPEAPAEDEAEAAGPDVVEEASEAMIPRFATFQTQPPVTEPSPETPAEPPRAWKVHTIVGPPPQQPAKGESPASEAEERQEEYEKLRRILKDLD
- a CDS encoding YggS family pyridoxal phosphate-dependent enzyme; amino-acid sequence: MTELSLLDAATFRDRLARIQERIVQACRRAGRSPDEVILIGVTKTFPVSVVQLAFEAGLRHFGENRVQELVAKAAVLPGHIEGGTITWHMIGHLQRNKAKEVVAHADWLHSLDNLRLAETLEQRAAQAERRLPCLVEVNVSGESTKFGLPPEAVHDFLDALAPFEHLEICGLMTLAAPTDDPEAVRPQFRLLRQLAQTYDARRNPRVQLRYLSMGMSGDFEVAIEEGATHVRIGSALFGPRLV
- the speE gene encoding polyamine aminopropyltransferase gives rise to the protein MWWYETGTPDVTLGLRMRLLHHERTPYQLLEIYEHPFFGRVLVLDGNLQVTQRDEFIYHEMLTHVPLLGALPKTLQEASVLIIGGGDGGTLREVLRHNWVRRVVMVEIDPVVIQRCQEFLGFHGNYQDPRVTLHITDAARYVARPEVQAQPFDAILVDSTDPVGPGEVLFTPEFIRNAYACLKPTGVFARHLCMPLFDGPILREGVARLRQVFPTVEVYQATIFTYVGAQMAFVVCTKDGHSAKKPQRLWTGRYYNPDVHRAAFALPTWWHTELIANAVATTP